In the Methanofollis sp. genome, TTCGCCCGCGTCGGGATGGTGGTGTTCCGCGGGATCAGGGCGGTCCTGACCCGGCCGAGAGTCTCGATGCCGAGGGTGAGGGGCGTGACGTCCAGGAGGACCATGTCGGTGATCTCACCGCCCAGGATCGCCCCCTGGATTGCCGCCCCGATGGCGACGCACTCCATGGGATCGACGCCCCTCTCGGGTTTCCTGCCCGTGTGCTCCTCGACGAAGCGCTGGACGGCCGGCATCCGGGTCGGCCCGCCGACCAGGATCACCTTCCCGATCTCCTCTTTCGAGACCTTCGCGTCGCTGAGCGCCTGCTCGAAGGGGGCGGTGCACCTCTCGATGATCGGCGAGACCAGGTGTTCGAGTGTCGCCCGGCCGATCTTCATCACCAGGTGTTTCGGCCCGTCGGGGCCGCCGGAGATGAACGGGAGGTTGATCTCGGCCTCCTGGGTGTTCGAGAGTTCGATCTTCGCCTTCTCGGCCGCCTCCCGCAGGCGCTGGAGCGCGGTCGGGTCCTTCCTGAGGTCGATGCCCTCCTGCTTCCTGAACTCCTCCGCGATCCAGTCGACGACGGCGGCGTCCATGTCGGTGCCGCCGAGCGCGGTGTCGCCGGCCGTGGCCAGGACGCGGAAGGTGCCGCCGCCGAACTCCATCACCGTGACGTCCAGGGTGCCGCCGCCGAAGTCGAAGACCAGGATCTTCTGCTCGCCCCCGCGGTCCAGGCCGTAGGCCATGGCGGCGGCGGTGGGTTCGTTGATGAGCCGCACGACGTCGAGGCCCGCGATGGTGCCCGCGTCCTTCGTGGCCGTCCTCTGGTTGTCGTTGAAGTAGGCGGGAACGGTGATCACCGCCTTCGCGACCTTCTCGCCGAGATATGCCTCGGCGTCCCTTTTGATCTTCTGGAGGAGGAAGGCGGAGACCTGCTGGGGCGTGTACTCCTTCCCGCGGATGCGGTAGACATGGTCAGTCCCCATCTTCCTCTTCGCCGCCATCACCGTCCCCTCCGTGTTGGTGACTGTCTGCCGCCGCGCCGGTTCGCCGACGAGCATCTGCCCCTCCTTCGTGAAGGCGACGTACGACGGGAACATCTTG is a window encoding:
- the dnaK gene encoding molecular chaperone DnaK gives rise to the protein KMFPSYVAFTKEGQMLVGEPARRQTVTNTEGTVMAAKRKMGTDHVYRIRGKEYTPQQVSAFLLQKIKRDAEAYLGEKVAKAVITVPAYFNDNQRTATKDAGTIAGLDVVRLINEPTAAAMAYGLDRGGEQKILVFDFGGGTLDVTVMEFGGGTFRVLATAGDTALGGTDMDAAVVDWIAEEFRKQEGIDLRKDPTALQRLREAAEKAKIELSNTQEAEINLPFISGGPDGPKHLVMKIGRATLEHLVSPIIERCTAPFEQALSDAKVSKEEIGKVILVGGPTRMPAVQRFVEEHTGRKPERGVDPMECVAIGAAIQGAILGGEITDMVLLDVTPLTLGIETLGRVRTALIPRNTTIPTRAKQVFTTAADLQTSVTINVLQGERPMAPDNTSLGQFNLVGIVPAPRGVPQVEVSFDIDASGILNVSAKDLGTGREQKMTVTAPTKLSGSEVERMVKEAEKFEDEDRRRVEEAQTRNEADSLVYAAEKTLADLGEKMGAEQKERVASAVADLKGALAGKEMDAVKSATGRLRSVLQEAGTAIYQAAAPSGGGEQVYDAEYRVKDEKEP